TTGCCCGGGTTGACCGCCGCGTCGAACTGGATCAGCCCTTCCAGCGGTGGCCCTCCGTTGGGCGGCCGGAAGGTGCGGTCGAAGCCGGAGATGATGCCCGCGCTCATGGAGCCGTACAGCCCCAGGGGATGACCCACCACGTAGGCCTCGTCCCCCACCTGCATGGCCCGGGGATTGCCCAGGACGGCCGGCACGATCACCCCCGGCAGGCGGGCCGGGCTGAGCAGCGCAATGTCCAGCTCCGGCCGGGCCGAGACCACCTGCGCCGGCGAGGCGGTGCCGTCGGCAAAGGTCACGGTGATGGCCAGGGAGTTGGTGACCACGTGCAGGCTGGTGAGGACGCTGGCGTTGGCATCGATGACCACGCCGCTGCCCAGGCCCGCGCCATGTTGGGCCTCGCCCTCTGTCCCTTCGCCCGGCGTTTCCACCTGGACCAGCACCAGGGAGGGCCGAATGACCTGGTACACGTAGGAGGAATACGCCGGCATGGGCGTGGCCGA
Above is a window of Litorilinea aerophila DNA encoding:
- a CDS encoding S1C family serine protease; its protein translation is MDESAANRFYAWQRSLHRFRNLIQRAAPTLLGVLITLAALGIYNHLFPPPEPLSINDVNETVVQAMASATPMPAYSSYVYQVIRPSLVLVQVETPGEGTEGEAQHGAGLGSGVVIDANASVLTSLHVVTNSLAITVTFADGTASPAQVVSARPELDIALLSPARLPGVIVPAVLGNPRAMQVGDEAYVVGHPLGLYGSMSAGIISGFDRTFRPPNGGPPLEGLIQFDAAVNPGNSGGPLLNREGHVVGIVTGLANPTDENFFIGIGFAVPITVAAGGGGEIPPY